A stretch of the Ananas comosus cultivar F153 linkage group 14, ASM154086v1, whole genome shotgun sequence genome encodes the following:
- the LOC109719912 gene encoding GPI ethanolamine phosphate transferase 3 isoform X1, producing the protein MAEGSFEKKPRPILRPIFFLLLGLHALAVFLFTRGFLLTRTELSSYSHCHDLPSPNPSPSPPPPPPPPPTPRTPRDRDRDRDRDPPPPPRCWTRPAIDRLVVIVFDALRFDFVAPSTFFEEKKPWMDKLRVLHKLASDEGSSARIFKAIADPPTTSLQRLKGLTTGGLPTFIDVGNSFGAPAIIEDNLIHQLVKNGKRVLMMGDDTWMQLFPEHFEESHPYPSFNVKDLDTVDNGILEHLLPSLYKDDWDVLIAHFLGVDHAGHIFGVDSTPMIKKLEQYNSILESVVDVLKNLSRPGGLHENTYLIVMGDHGQTLNGDHGGGTAEEVETSLFAWSMRSPPSSISSVLEENMCKLNLDGEKLCVGTMQQLDFAVTMAALLGVPFPFGSIGRVNPELYALSAGTWDRQRTDAENCKLQSDLEAWMQNYANVLCINCWQVKRYIDLYSATSIIGFSADDLHFVTDLYERALANCSSNTKASCLFGTGVPKEIQDYSVSVLQSQIDAYSHFLESVAKLARSAWTEFDLLLMGIGLGILLLSIIIHILAATWVHILFQSYLKEQGIPGLSYRYFLAFLLVAIRAASFLSNSYILAEGRVANFLLGTTGIMNLWRSVEKGDLKKDEFAFLLLNVIIRFGIGFGLSKQTGGSSYLVSDSLKFVGINEGHLRWLVLEIFPIVFLSLLFVFLLKCIAHVDMSRYMKYFTIMGTVLSYVLIATHWASESILIFISPAFQGIGRNLAPRLVYAIGFGILGLSVLSRILDMKERMTVSERLTNSTVPMLSAWSPTILILLGKQGPFVAFVCIAGAWCIISSSKKFLSGTKSGTLGGLAVDPISVTQWSLLAVCLFYLTGHWCTFDGLRYGAAFIGFDHFNIIRQGILLSIDTFGVSHILPILGLPFIVALQYHDSKKGELKDAILLNLSQVFLIYGLITAITTTFTVLCATIQRRHLMIHLWGSNWRFKPVCTIQLKIQTSLYTFQVVHFSPK; encoded by the exons ATGGCGGAGGGATCCTTCGAGAAGAAGCCGCGGCCGATCCTCCGccccatcttcttcctcctcctcggcctccACGCCCTCGCCGTATTCCTCTTCACCCGCGGCTTCCTCCTCACCCGCACCGAGCTCTCCTCCTACAGCCACTGCCACGATCTCCCCTCCCCGaacccctccccctctcctcctcctcctcctcctcctcctcccactccTCGTACTCCACGAGATCGAGATCgggatcgagatcgagatcctcctcctcctcctcgatgCTGGACGCGCCCCGCCATCGATCGCCTCGTCGTCATCGTCTTCGATGCCCTAAG GTTCGATTTTGTTGCTCCTAGTACATTCTTTGAAg AGAAAAAGCCATGGATGGACAAGTTACGGGTGTTACATAAGCTGGCCTCTGATGAAGGATCATCTGCTAGGATCTTTAAGGCCATTGCCGATCCACCGACAACTAGCCTGCAACGGCTAAAG GGTTTAACGACCGGTGGACTTCCTACTTTTATTGACGTAGGTAACAGTTTTGGAGCTCCTGCAATTATTGAGGATAATTTGATACATCAG TTGGTTAAAAATGGAAAGAGAGTGCTTATGATGGGGGACGATACGTGGATGCAGTTATTTCCTGAACACTTTGAGGAGTCACATCCTTACCCTTCTTTTAATGTTAAAGATCTTGATACA GTTGATAATGGTATCCTTGAACACTTGCTGCCTTCGCTGTACAAAGATGACTGGGATGTTCTTATTGCTCATTTCCTTGGCGTG GATCATGCAGGGCACATATTTGGTGTTGACTCAACTCCGATGATTAAAAAGTTGGAGCAATATAACAGTATTCTAGAG AGTGTCGTTGATGTGCTGAAGAACCTATCTAGACCTGGTGGTCTTCACGAGAACACCTATCTTATTGTGATGGGGGATCACGGCCAAACCCTAAATGGCGATCATGGTGGGGGGACTGCTGAGGAG GTTGAAACATCACTCTTTGCATGGAGTATGAGGAGCCCTCCAAGTTCTATATCATCTGTTCTGGAAGAAAATATGTGCAAACTAAATTTG GATGGTGAGAAATTATGCGTTGGCACCATGCAACAG CTTGACTTTGCAGTAACAATGGCGGCACTCCTTGGTGTTCCTTTTCCTTTCGGAAG CATTGGGCGTGTTAATCCTGAATTATATGCTTTAAGTGCTGGTACATGGGATAGGCAAAGGACAGATGCCGAAAATTGTAAACTTCAGTCTGATTTGGAAGCATGGATGCAAAACTATGCAAATGTTCTCTGCATAAACTGCTGGCAG GTGAAAAGATACATTGATCTGTATTCTGCAACATCAATAATTGGATTTTCGGCAGATGACCTGCACTTTGTTACAGACCTATATGAACGAGCACTGGCAAACTGCTCAAGTAACACAAAGGCTAGTTGTTTGTTTGGAACTGGAGTTCCAAAGGAAATTCAGGATTATTCAGTGTCAGTTCTTCAGTCACAAATTGATGCGTATTCTCACTTCTTAGAGAGTGTTGCCAAGCTTGCTCGCTCAGCATGGACTGAGTTTGATTTGTTACTCATGGGAATTGGTCTCGGCATTTTGCTACTATCCATTATTATTCACATTCTTGCAGCTACATGGGTACATATTTTATTCCAATCGTATCTAAAAGAACAAGGCATTCCTGGTCTTTCTTACCGATATTTCCTGGCTTTTCTTTTGGTGGCAATACGTGCAGCCAGTTTTCTATCAAATAGTTACATAT tGGCTGAAGGTAGAGTGGCAAACTTTCTTTTGGGTACGACTGGTATTATGAATCTGTGGCGTTCAGTGGAGAAGGGAGATTTAAAAAAAGAT gaatttgcttttcttttgctgAATGTCATCATTCGGTTTGGCATTGGATTTGGGTTATCAAAGCAGACTGGTGGTTCATCATATTTGGTCTCTGATTCTCTAAAGTTTGTTGGTATCAACGAGGGTCATCTTCGTTGGTTGGTCTTGGAGATTTTCCCTATTGTTTTTTTGTCCTTATTGTTTGTCTTCCTGTTAAAGTGTATCGCTCATGTAGACATGTCGAGATACATGAAATACTTTACCATAATGGGAACAGTATTAAGTTATGTACTCATAGCCACTCACTGGGCTTCAGAAAGTATTTTGATATTCATTTCTCCGGCTTTCCAAGGCATTGGGAGAAATTTAGCTCCCCGACTAGTTTACGCTATTGGATTTGGGATTCTAGGATTATCTGTGCTTTCTCGGATTCTTGACATGAAAGAGAGGATGACTGTATCTGAAAGGTTAACCAATTCCACTGTGCCAATGCTTTCTGCTTGGAGCCCTACTATCTTGATTTTATTGGGAAAACAAGGTCCATTTGTTGCTTTTGTATGTATAGCAGGAG CATGGTGTATTATAAGCTCATCGAAGAAATTTCTGAGTGGAACAAAAAGTGGGACTTTAGGAGGGTTAGCCGTTGACCCTATTTCTGTAACACAGTGGAGCCTTTTGGCAGTTTGCTTATTTTATCTTACCGGCCACTG GTGCACCTTTGATGGCCTCCGCTATGGTGCAGCATTTATTGG GTTTGATCATTTCAACATCATTCGCCAAGGCATTCTACTCTCTATCGATACCTTTGGTGTTTCTCACATCCTACCTATTCTTGGTCTTCCGTTTATTGTCGCATTACAATATCATGATTCTAAGAAAGGCGAGTTGAAGGACGCAATTCTGTTGAACCTATCACAG GTGTTTTTGATATATGGTCTCATCACAGCAATCACCACTACATTTACGGTTTTATGCGCCACCATTCAAAGACGTCACTTGATG ATTCATCTGTGGGGTTCCAATTGGAGATTCAAACCAGTCTGCACCATCCAATTGAAGATTCAAACCAGTCTATACACCTTTCAAGTAGTCCACTTCTCTCCAAAATGA
- the LOC109719912 gene encoding GPI ethanolamine phosphate transferase 3 isoform X3: MAEGSFEKKPRPILRPIFFLLLGLHALAVFLFTRGFLLTRTELSSYSHCHDLPSPNPSPSPPPPPPPPPTPRTPRDRDRDRDRDPPPPPRCWTRPAIDRLVVIVFDALRFDFVAPSTFFEEKKPWMDKLRVLHKLASDEGSSARIFKAIADPPTTSLQRLKGLTTGGLPTFIDVGNSFGAPAIIEDNLIHQLVKNGKRVLMMGDDTWMQLFPEHFEESHPYPSFNVKDLDTVDNGILEHLLPSLYKDDWDVLIAHFLGVDHAGHIFGVDSTPMIKKLEQYNSILESVVDVLKNLSRPGGLHENTYLIVMGDHGQTLNGDHGGGTAEEVETSLFAWSMRSPPSSISSVLEENMCKLNLDGEKLCVGTMQQLDFAVTMAALLGVPFPFGSIGRVNPELYALSAGTWDRQRTDAENCKLQSDLEAWMQNYANVLCINCWQVKRYIDLYSATSIIGFSADDLHFVTDLYERALANCSSNTKASCLFGTGVPKEIQDYSVSVLQSQIDAYSHFLESVAKLARSAWTEFDLLLMGIGLGILLLSIIIHILAATWVHILFQSYLKEQGIPGLSYRYFLAFLLVAIRAASFLSNSYILAEGRVANFLLGTTGIMNLWRSVEKGDLKKDEFAFLLLNVIIRFGIGFGLSKQTGGSSYLVSDSLKFVGINEGHLRWLVLEIFPIVFLSLLFVFLLKCIAHVDMSRYMKYFTIMGTVLSYVLIATHWASESILIFISPAFQGIGRNLAPRLVYAIGFGILGLSVLSRILDMKERMTVSERLTNSTVPMLSAWSPTILILLGKQGPFVAFVCIAGAWCIISSSKKFLSGTKSGTLGGLAVDPISVTQWSLLAVCLFYLTGHWCTFDGLRYGAAFIGFDHFNIIRQGILLSIDTFGVSHILPILGLPFIVALQYHDSKKGELKDAILLNLSQVFLIYGLITAITTTFTVLCATIQRRHLMVWGLFAPKYVFDAIGLLVTDALICLAVLYYY, encoded by the exons ATGGCGGAGGGATCCTTCGAGAAGAAGCCGCGGCCGATCCTCCGccccatcttcttcctcctcctcggcctccACGCCCTCGCCGTATTCCTCTTCACCCGCGGCTTCCTCCTCACCCGCACCGAGCTCTCCTCCTACAGCCACTGCCACGATCTCCCCTCCCCGaacccctccccctctcctcctcctcctcctcctcctcctcccactccTCGTACTCCACGAGATCGAGATCgggatcgagatcgagatcctcctcctcctcctcgatgCTGGACGCGCCCCGCCATCGATCGCCTCGTCGTCATCGTCTTCGATGCCCTAAG GTTCGATTTTGTTGCTCCTAGTACATTCTTTGAAg AGAAAAAGCCATGGATGGACAAGTTACGGGTGTTACATAAGCTGGCCTCTGATGAAGGATCATCTGCTAGGATCTTTAAGGCCATTGCCGATCCACCGACAACTAGCCTGCAACGGCTAAAG GGTTTAACGACCGGTGGACTTCCTACTTTTATTGACGTAGGTAACAGTTTTGGAGCTCCTGCAATTATTGAGGATAATTTGATACATCAG TTGGTTAAAAATGGAAAGAGAGTGCTTATGATGGGGGACGATACGTGGATGCAGTTATTTCCTGAACACTTTGAGGAGTCACATCCTTACCCTTCTTTTAATGTTAAAGATCTTGATACA GTTGATAATGGTATCCTTGAACACTTGCTGCCTTCGCTGTACAAAGATGACTGGGATGTTCTTATTGCTCATTTCCTTGGCGTG GATCATGCAGGGCACATATTTGGTGTTGACTCAACTCCGATGATTAAAAAGTTGGAGCAATATAACAGTATTCTAGAG AGTGTCGTTGATGTGCTGAAGAACCTATCTAGACCTGGTGGTCTTCACGAGAACACCTATCTTATTGTGATGGGGGATCACGGCCAAACCCTAAATGGCGATCATGGTGGGGGGACTGCTGAGGAG GTTGAAACATCACTCTTTGCATGGAGTATGAGGAGCCCTCCAAGTTCTATATCATCTGTTCTGGAAGAAAATATGTGCAAACTAAATTTG GATGGTGAGAAATTATGCGTTGGCACCATGCAACAG CTTGACTTTGCAGTAACAATGGCGGCACTCCTTGGTGTTCCTTTTCCTTTCGGAAG CATTGGGCGTGTTAATCCTGAATTATATGCTTTAAGTGCTGGTACATGGGATAGGCAAAGGACAGATGCCGAAAATTGTAAACTTCAGTCTGATTTGGAAGCATGGATGCAAAACTATGCAAATGTTCTCTGCATAAACTGCTGGCAG GTGAAAAGATACATTGATCTGTATTCTGCAACATCAATAATTGGATTTTCGGCAGATGACCTGCACTTTGTTACAGACCTATATGAACGAGCACTGGCAAACTGCTCAAGTAACACAAAGGCTAGTTGTTTGTTTGGAACTGGAGTTCCAAAGGAAATTCAGGATTATTCAGTGTCAGTTCTTCAGTCACAAATTGATGCGTATTCTCACTTCTTAGAGAGTGTTGCCAAGCTTGCTCGCTCAGCATGGACTGAGTTTGATTTGTTACTCATGGGAATTGGTCTCGGCATTTTGCTACTATCCATTATTATTCACATTCTTGCAGCTACATGGGTACATATTTTATTCCAATCGTATCTAAAAGAACAAGGCATTCCTGGTCTTTCTTACCGATATTTCCTGGCTTTTCTTTTGGTGGCAATACGTGCAGCCAGTTTTCTATCAAATAGTTACATAT tGGCTGAAGGTAGAGTGGCAAACTTTCTTTTGGGTACGACTGGTATTATGAATCTGTGGCGTTCAGTGGAGAAGGGAGATTTAAAAAAAGAT gaatttgcttttcttttgctgAATGTCATCATTCGGTTTGGCATTGGATTTGGGTTATCAAAGCAGACTGGTGGTTCATCATATTTGGTCTCTGATTCTCTAAAGTTTGTTGGTATCAACGAGGGTCATCTTCGTTGGTTGGTCTTGGAGATTTTCCCTATTGTTTTTTTGTCCTTATTGTTTGTCTTCCTGTTAAAGTGTATCGCTCATGTAGACATGTCGAGATACATGAAATACTTTACCATAATGGGAACAGTATTAAGTTATGTACTCATAGCCACTCACTGGGCTTCAGAAAGTATTTTGATATTCATTTCTCCGGCTTTCCAAGGCATTGGGAGAAATTTAGCTCCCCGACTAGTTTACGCTATTGGATTTGGGATTCTAGGATTATCTGTGCTTTCTCGGATTCTTGACATGAAAGAGAGGATGACTGTATCTGAAAGGTTAACCAATTCCACTGTGCCAATGCTTTCTGCTTGGAGCCCTACTATCTTGATTTTATTGGGAAAACAAGGTCCATTTGTTGCTTTTGTATGTATAGCAGGAG CATGGTGTATTATAAGCTCATCGAAGAAATTTCTGAGTGGAACAAAAAGTGGGACTTTAGGAGGGTTAGCCGTTGACCCTATTTCTGTAACACAGTGGAGCCTTTTGGCAGTTTGCTTATTTTATCTTACCGGCCACTG GTGCACCTTTGATGGCCTCCGCTATGGTGCAGCATTTATTGG GTTTGATCATTTCAACATCATTCGCCAAGGCATTCTACTCTCTATCGATACCTTTGGTGTTTCTCACATCCTACCTATTCTTGGTCTTCCGTTTATTGTCGCATTACAATATCATGATTCTAAGAAAGGCGAGTTGAAGGACGCAATTCTGTTGAACCTATCACAG GTGTTTTTGATATATGGTCTCATCACAGCAATCACCACTACATTTACGGTTTTATGCGCCACCATTCAAAGACGTCACTTGATG GTCTGGGGATTATTTGCCCCGAAGTATGTATTTGATGCAATTGGCCTTCTTGTGACTGATGCATTGATTTGCTTGGCCGTCCTTTACTACTACTGA